The segment TCATCCCACCCCCTTTCCTTGAAGAGATAAGctggtaaaaaacaaaataaaacttcaaaaaatGAGAGAATTGACCACATGGGCTGGCAACCTGTGCTAAGAGAGATAAGAAGAGCTGGCAATTCCCAAGAGTCTGGGGCCAGAGTGAGGCCAGACACCTTGCTTGTTAACCTTGGAAGGGCCCTTCTCTAGCCTTGGTCTCAAAATGATTACTTTAAGAGCTGGAATAGCTATATAGAAGTGGTTGAGACTATGGCAGGGGTAGGGggagcaaaataaaacaagaagaagaGAAAGTCCTTCTATgataaaggaagaaggaaagacacGACCTCATGAGGCAggggtgattttttttattttgaagacaAAAACACCCAGTGTAAGAATTCATATGTAATCTgcaaaagtttaaaaacaaaaacaaaataaggagaGAAAGACCAGAATTCCAAAGGcctgagagaggaaagaagggtggCAGGTTCTGTGTAGAGGGATCAGGCCACAAAAGGGAACTGTAACAACAAGCCCTCATAAGGATTCAGGCTCAGGTTTTCCAGGCTCAGGGAGGTGCCCTCCTCACGGCTTAGCCGGGTGCTGTCAGTACTAAGCAAAAGGTTAGCACTGGCTGGCAGGCTTATGCCAGCAGGGAGGTTGGAGGCTCCTACCCTGGCTGACAGGCCCACATCCTGGAAGTTGAGCACCACCAGGTAACGCTCATTCTGGTCCCAGTGGCGGACGTAGGAGAAGAGGCCAGATGAGGAAGACAGTGCATCAAAGTCACCGTGTAACAGAGAGCGCTCCTTACCACGGAGGTCACTCAGTCGCCGGAACTGGGTGAGGAGGGAGCCGGGGTCTTCATTTTGGCCCTGAAaatgacagacacacatagagggAAGGAATGAGGGGTCCCTGGACATCTGTAAGGCACCTGCCCACCATGAGGGCCAGGCCTGAACTGCTTACCTTCACTGTCATGTTGAGGCTTACAGGACTTGAGGTTTGGGAGTTGCTAGACTCATTCCACAGCATGAATGGAGCCTCCATAGGCTAACAAACAGAAAATGGGGACTTTAAAAACAAAGGGTGGGTCCGCTGCCCTTCCTGCCGTTCTCGATTATTTCatcattttgtgttttttctgcTGGTGGATGCCTTTGTGGCAGCGCCTCACCACGGCACACACCCTCTGCTTGTTCAGACTCTCactaagcttcagttcccagaGGGCTCCAAGTCTGGCCAATGGGTGCAAAATACCACTGTCCAATCAAGTAATGTTGTCTACTGTTGTGGACATCTTCTCAGACACCAGACATTACCTTTAGAAATAGGCCCTGGGgtctgggagatggctcaatgggtaaaagcAGAATGACAACCTGAGTctggtccccagaacccagaGAGGGTCAAGGCAACAAGTTAATCCATAAACCTGTACTCCGATCCCTGTGTATGCAGCTACCCTCACACCCCGCCCGCACCCAGAAACGCAAGTATTCCCAGTTGAGTTCCATTCCAGAATGGGCTGCATGGtgtctgaggccagcccaggctataaAATGGGGCTAACAACAGGAAAGCCCTGCCTAAAAGATACACACTTGCCATATAGCTCACAAGATGACCGACAAAGTTCCACCCCAAGGTTACTGTCTGTCTGTCGCCACTCACAGATGCTGTAATGTGATACACTGTTTCCCACACTGGGCTAGGCAAGGACAAGTGGTACCTGTCCAGGAAGGGCAACTGCCTGAAGGCCAAGCTCATCCCCATAGCTGAAAACAGGAGTTCCTGGCAGAGTGAAGAGCAGCAGCTGGTAGAGTCGGAGAAACTGAGCCGGTATAAAGGATGTCAGGAGTCCTGCCTGCGACACCTGGAGGAAGACGTAAGGTTGAGCATGTCCACCATACATCTAccaccttcccccttcccttaAACCCACCAGCATGCTACTTACACTCCAGCTGCACCAGCGGCTGCCAGTGGCATTCAAATACTTAATCACTAGGAGTTCTGCATGCTCCCCAGTGAAAACGGGCTGTGACAGGTATGAGCTGGTCAGCAGCAGATCGCTGGTGGATTCAAGTATGTTGACAATTTGTTGCAGGTCAGAGGACGCGGTCCCTGCAATCAAAAGCCTGCAGAAAGCAAGGATAAGAGGATCATTAGAAAATgtcaggagagaggaaaagagaagggtcCTCGAGGCTCTCACAACCGGCTCAGACAGGCAGGGGTGTTGGGCACCTACCTGTCCTCACTGAAGTTCTTGGTGATATTCTGCCACTCAGCCAAGTACAAGGATGCATTCTAGTAGAAAAAAGCAGAGTCAGAACGGGGGACATCACTTAGCCCTGGCTGAGACCCACTCTTCTCACCAAAGCCTTTTGCCTCTCAACACAGAAAAAGCACTTACCGCCAGCTTTCCCACATCCCGAACTTGGAAACCATCCACACCGTCCTGCAACCAAGAACTCAGAGCCTCCTACAGGGgacaaaagaacagaagaaagatcAACATACAAGCAAGCCCTCACCTACCTCAAATTTCCCTCTGACCTATAGGAAATAGGGTTTCAGTCTCCCAGTTTCAAAGGTTAGCCCTTGGCTCCCCGTCCAACTGTGTAATAATAGCATTTTTCTATTCTGTCTTGCCTTTGGCAAATCACATACCTTCACTTTTAACAGCTACAGAAATGAcccaagagaaaaaaagcacacacagctCTAACCCTTAACACTTAAGTGTGTGGAGTGAAAACGCCTTCAGACTGGAGACGaagaaacagactcagagaagacATGGCCAGGATTATAACTGGGGTACAGCAGAAATCGGACCAAAATACCACTCAAGACCCTAAGGCAAATGTACTTgctcctctctgtttcctgaggtTTGGAGAGCATGTTCTCCCACAAGAGCTGGTGGGAGCAAGGCCAAGAATGAAAAGTTTGAAATTCAAAACACAGCCTGAGGGCTGTTGAGACACCTGAAAAGAGGCCAGCTATGTAAAACAGGCCCAGGCCTGAAGGTTAAAGCCCTGACTTCAACTGGCACTAAGCACAGAACCCTGCCCCAAaccccctttcttcctgtctcaCATGCTCTCCCAACTTCACCTGAGGCTACCACCTAAAAATAACACAAGTAACTTTTCTTTCTGACTTCAGACCAGTCTCCAACTCACTACGTAACAGGCTGTCCTTtaacttctcatcctcctgcctcctccaactctcaagtgctaggactatGGGCTTTCTCTACTACTTTGAACAAACTTCCTATCAAGCATaggatcccagcacctgggagttTAAGGTTATCCTCAGCAACTTACTACTTCTAGAACACAAATCTCCCAGCAACTAGCAAGAGCGTCTCACCCACATACTTAAGAATCCAAAAGGGTCAGCATCTGCCTCTACTTTGTTATGTCCATCCTGGACCTGCCAGTGTCCTAAAACGTAGGTACCAGAGGCTAGGATGACATCAGGTTTACCCTATTATGGTGGCTATGAAGTTTAAGCCACTAcctcaagagaaaggaagagcagaGAAGACTCCTTGAGACTTCATGAAGTGACTGCATCTCAGTTTCTTCACAAACAGACTGGCAATGACAGGTATTTTGTGGGTTTACAAAACAAATTTGGAAATAGCTATAAAATACTTGGAACAGGGGCGAGAGAGagagcttagtggttaagagctttTGCAGAGTTAAAAACTTGCAACTTTTacataggacccaggttcagttcccagcacctacatagcagctcacaactgtctgtaacttcagctccaagggacccaacaccctctctggcttcctggggtaccaggcatgcacatgatgcacaaacacatatgcaggcaaacactcacacacataaaatcagaCCTTACAAAGCATTCATAGTGGAgttaactctttaaaaaaataataaaatatggggCAAGATAAAAAGCCCAGATACATAATAAGACTCTAGTACTTATAATTTCAGACTGGGCTCCGTTCCAAACACATCAAACAAAAACTGGGAAACCAGTCAGGTCAGGATtcccacagagaaagaaaagacttcctatcacaaaaagaaaaattaaacttcCAAACTGACATCTGAGAAATTCCCTTCCTGGCACAGCCTTGCTTCCAGAGTAACGGAAACACAAAGAACAGAACAGTCAGAAAAGAAACAATATCCCTCTGGCTATGGGAAGAGACTATGAGAAGAGAACCACGCTGAGTGCACGCGGCTTGCTATGAATAAATCCACACAATAAATCCCCAGCATCTATATGCCACCAATCATAAAACCTCACCTTCATTTTGGTGGCTACAATGTCAGCCTGAGGAGGGAGGAACCATGCATTCTGGCCCTTATAGTTGGGAGTGAGGTCCAAAATGATGTGAATGCCTAGGAAAATAACCAGGTGAGAGAAATTCTttaggggaagaagaggaaacaagGAACTTCAACACACAGTTACTAAGTGTACCTATGTATAGTTTGTACAAAATCTGAATGAAACCCACAAAACCCCTCCGGAGGTTTTTATAGTAGAGCAAATAACTTTGTGCTATTGGGCCAGGGGTTATCTCCCCAACAAGGTATGGTCTTTCAACATGTTTCCATAGTGaggttttggtttctttcttgtttttcccccctttaagtcagggttttgtgtatgtgggctGGCTGCCTGAGGATAAACAGCCTCCTACATCTACTTCCCAAGTGTAGGACTATAGGCACATGCTCCCACATCTGTTTATGCTGTACTGAGGACTCAAACTCAGGACTTCACGggcactaggcaagcactcttacaAACTGAGCTACACTTTCAGCCCTCTATATTGGGTTAAAGCAGTATTTGAATCTCTTACACATATAGGAACTACTTTAGAAATTTAAAAGCCACTTATTTGATCAAGCCATGGTGACACACTTAAGCCTAGCACTTGGGACCAGTGGAGCCCTGTAAACTCTCATCCAACCTGGTCATGGTAGTAAGTAAGGTACAGGCCAACCAATCAGTTACAaggtaagaccctgcctcaaaaccaaaataaataagaattactctCACAAATGAACCACACTGTTTAGTGTGAATCATAGCATATCTCCCCTGTGCCTGCCCTAAAAAAACAAAGCCAGTTAGGAGAAAAGCAGACAAAAGCCCTATCCTGTTTCTTGGCCAGAATGCCAAGCCCTTTCTGCTTCCTTGAGACCTACTCTTTTTCTTGG is part of the Rattus norvegicus strain BN/NHsdMcwi chromosome 1, GRCr8, whole genome shotgun sequence genome and harbors:
- the Slc3a2 gene encoding amino acid transporter heavy chain SLC3A2 isoform 2 (isoform 2 is encoded by transcript variant 2); protein product: MSQDTEVDMKDVELNELEPEKQPMNAADGAAAGEKNGLVKIKVAEDEAEAGVKFTGLSKEELLKVAGSPGWVRTRWALLLLFWLGWLGMLAGAVVIIVRAPRCRELPVQRWWHKGALYRIGDLQAFVGPEARGIAGLKNHLEYLSTLKVKGLVLGPIHKNQKDEVNETDLKQIDPDLGSQEDFKDLLQSAKKKSIHIILDLTPNYKGQNAWFLPPQADIVATKMKEALSSWLQDGVDGFQVRDVGKLANASLYLAEWQNITKNFSEDRLLIAGTASSDLQQIVNILESTSDLLLTSSYLSQPVFTGEHAELLVIKYLNATGSRWCSWSVSQAGLLTSFIPAQFLRLYQLLLFTLPGTPVFSYGDELGLQAVALPGQPMEAPFMLWNESSNSQTSSPVSLNMTVKGQNEDPGSLLTQFRRLSDLRGKERSLLHGDFDALSSSSGLFSYVRHWDQNERYLVVLNFQDVGLSARVGASNLPAGISLPASANLLLSTDSTRLSREEGTSLSLENLSLNPYEGLLLQFPFVA
- the Slc3a2 gene encoding amino acid transporter heavy chain SLC3A2 isoform 1 (isoform 1 is encoded by transcript variant 1); this encodes MDPEPTEHSTGGGSVPRQPPSAQTGLDVQVVSAAGDSGTMSQDTEVDMKDVELNELEPEKQPMNAADGAAAGEKNGLVKIKVAEDEAEAGVKFTGLSKEELLKVAGSPGWVRTRWALLLLFWLGWLGMLAGAVVIIVRAPRCRELPVQRWWHKGALYRIGDLQAFVGPEARGIAGLKNHLEYLSTLKVKGLVLGPIHKNQKDEVNETDLKQIDPDLGSQEDFKDLLQSAKKKSIHIILDLTPNYKGQNAWFLPPQADIVATKMKEALSSWLQDGVDGFQVRDVGKLANASLYLAEWQNITKNFSEDRLLIAGTASSDLQQIVNILESTSDLLLTSSYLSQPVFTGEHAELLVIKYLNATGSRWCSWSVSQAGLLTSFIPAQFLRLYQLLLFTLPGTPVFSYGDELGLQAVALPGQPMEAPFMLWNESSNSQTSSPVSLNMTVKGQNEDPGSLLTQFRRLSDLRGKERSLLHGDFDALSSSSGLFSYVRHWDQNERYLVVLNFQDVGLSARVGASNLPAGISLPASANLLLSTDSTRLSREEGTSLSLENLSLNPYEGLLLQFPFVA